One Archocentrus centrarchus isolate MPI-CPG fArcCen1 chromosome 10, fArcCen1, whole genome shotgun sequence genomic region harbors:
- the LOC115787136 gene encoding uncharacterized protein LOC115787136, with product MMVLWITLLSLHQGYSVVQVKTVQLGEPATLTCALPNKELSSLEVHWYKQSIGDDLKLILTMYGTRAPQYRQEIFRSRVKAFNAKNFSNLTILKTVQEDEGIYHCGIIEWLNPEWSATYLLVNGNTQKTSNYSVVQWPTVSDRVRPGDTTALQCLVLSDSGNQTSTGDHDVFWFRVGADKSHPSIIYTDRNKHGCEKRSDLQNRCVYRFSKSMNSSDAGTYYCAVATCGEILFGNGTELKLERKTESTFIQLAILLLCLAISVIGNVFLICNRRVCVQNKVLLIVFMKGHNQ from the exons ATGATGGTGCTGTGGATTACTTTGCTTTCTCTTCATCAAGGAT ATTCTGTGGTTCAAGTGAAAACCGTTCAGCTtggtgaaccagcaaccttaACATGTGCTTTACCCAATAAAGAGCTCAGCAGTCTAGAAGTCCACTGGTACAAGCAGAGTATCGGGGATGATCTTAAACTGATTTTGACAATGTATGGAACTAGAGCACCTCAGTATCGTCAAGAAATATTTAGATCAAGAGTTAAGGCATTTAATGCTAAAAATTTTAGCAACCTGACCATTTTAAAGACAGTCCAAGAGGATGAAGGAATCTATCACTGTGGAATCATAGAATGGCTTAATCCTGAATGGAGTGCGACATATTTGCTCGTCAACG GAAACACTCAGAAGACATCAAACTATAGTGTTGTCCAGTGGCCAACAGTATCAGATCGAGTTCGTCCCGGAGACACAACAGCTCTCCAATGCTTGGTCCTCTCTGACTCTGGAAACCAGACCAGTACAGGAGACCATGATGTCTTCTGGTTCAGAGTCGGAGCAGATAAATCTCACCCAAGCATCATCTACActgacagaaataaacatggatGTGAAAAAAGATCTGACCTTCAGAATAGATGTGTTTATCGTTTCTCTAAGAGCATGAACTCCTCTGATGCTGGGACTTACTACTGTGCTGTGGCCACATGTGGGGAGATATTATTTGGAAAcggaactgaactgaaacttg agagaaaaacagagtcAACATTTATTCAGCTGGCCATATTACTACTCTGTTTGGCTATTTCTGTCATTGGAAATGTCTTCCTCATCTGCAACCGAAGAGTATGTGTACAAAATAAAG ttttgttgatAGTTTTCATGAAGGGTCACAATCAATAA